The following are encoded in a window of Candidatus Micrarchaeota archaeon genomic DNA:
- a CDS encoding right-handed parallel beta-helix repeat-containing protein produces MGLLLASVMFLFGCVTESERSELLLNYLNPPPKDWGTTCFAPSDDGGWIVKTDEQCTGGRIILHGCLRVENGASLTLRGGCELMMDGNSSDPPVIEVMPGGTLRLLDGCKVHGDGRRFIFYAHPGSTVYIENAEISDVGVKDGYYRHEGAYIGSDNAVIKGSYFHDNLVGLILEGEGSTVQNNKFEDNQVAIKLVNADANVSDNEIYGNGGGYGIVANYTDDKDHVVYLLGNTIRSVGEGIYVDPESKPSAVKQLKLTPNQKTGKCGDGVCDLSLYICYGDVTGDCSEYNRTECSGYGCYWEGDYCSGEPTSLSCSNYTDEESCRNVHCEWVVPKYCEGTPNVNCSDLTDENTCTLAGCVWSFTCSGTPNVSCSDYSDDSSTCSALGCTWNQPSCTGDVNTTCDQITDPSMCTGVGCKWDKKNNKCYGEILPCEKIKPDYCEAAGCSFTPSSCTGEVVCENIKDEKTCNLAGCSAEGSCSGEIECGKLTSDVCDQFGCTVPKPYCDGKLLCKAFTDESECNSVEGCSWVPGKCSGTFACSNIREETYCLNAGCSWGPENETTCPEDCAGPVCGNGKC; encoded by the coding sequence TTGGGGTTGCTGCTGGCCAGTGTTATGTTCTTGTTCGGATGCGTGACGGAATCGGAACGGTCTGAACTGTTGTTGAATTATCTTAACCCACCACCCAAGGACTGGGGTACGACTTGTTTCGCTCCGTCTGACGACGGGGGTTGGATCGTTAAAACCGATGAACAGTGTACGGGAGGTAGGATCATACTCCACGGTTGTTTGAGAGTCGAGAACGGTGCATCACTTACTTTGAGAGGTGGTTGCGAGCTTATGATGGATGGTAACTCGTCAGACCCACCTGTGATCGAAGTCATGCCCGGTGGTACGCTGCGTCTGTTGGACGGGTGTAAGGTTCACGGTGACGGGAGACGGTTCATCTTCTATGCTCATCCTGGGTCGACTGTCTACATAGAGAATGCGGAGATAAGCGATGTCGGTGTCAAGGACGGATACTACAGACATGAAGGTGCGTACATAGGTTCGGATAATGCCGTGATAAAGGGTTCGTACTTCCATGATAATCTTGTAGGTCTCATTTTGGAAGGTGAAGGTTCAACAGTCCAAAACAATAAGTTTGAGGATAACCAGGTCGCGATCAAACTCGTTAACGCTGATGCGAACGTGAGTGATAACGAGATATACGGTAACGGTGGTGGTTACGGAATAGTTGCTAACTATACTGATGATAAGGATCATGTCGTCTATCTGCTCGGTAACACGATCAGGTCTGTGGGGGAAGGGATTTATGTAGACCCGGAATCAAAACCATCGGCAGTAAAACAGCTTAAACTAACGCCAAATCAAAAGACCGGTAAATGTGGGGACGGTGTCTGCGACCTCAGTTTGTACATATGTTACGGTGATGTGACTGGTGATTGTTCTGAATATAACAGAACCGAATGTTCGGGTTACGGCTGTTACTGGGAAGGTGATTACTGTTCGGGCGAACCTACTTCGTTATCATGCTCAAACTATACGGATGAAGAGAGTTGTAGGAACGTGCATTGTGAATGGGTGGTTCCGAAGTATTGTGAGGGTACTCCTAATGTGAATTGTTCCGACCTGACGGATGAAAACACATGTACTCTTGCGGGATGCGTATGGAGTTTTACATGTTCAGGTACACCGAACGTGTCCTGTTCTGATTATTCTGACGATTCTTCAACCTGTTCTGCGTTGGGATGTACATGGAACCAACCATCATGTACGGGCGATGTGAACACTACCTGCGATCAGATAACCGACCCGTCCATGTGTACAGGTGTAGGTTGTAAGTGGGATAAGAAGAATAACAAATGTTATGGAGAAATCCTGCCATGTGAGAAGATAAAACCTGATTATTGTGAGGCTGCCGGTTGTTCTTTCACACCGTCTTCATGTACTGGCGAAGTTGTGTGCGAAAACATCAAGGATGAGAAGACGTGTAACTTGGCAGGATGTTCGGCCGAAGGGTCATGTTCCGGAGAGATTGAATGCGGTAAACTGACAAGCGATGTTTGCGACCAGTTCGGTTGTACAGTACCAAAACCTTATTGTGATGGGAAACTGTTGTGTAAGGCGTTCACAGACGAATCAGAATGTAATTCTGTTGAAGGTTGTTCATGGGTACCTGGGAAGTGTTCAGGGACGTTCGCATGTTCCAACATACGTGAGGAAACCTATTGTCTGAACGCTGGATGTTCGTGGGGTCCTGAGAACGAAACGACCTGTCCGGAGGATTGTGCGGGTCCGGTATGCGGCAACGGTAAATGCG